CTCTACAGCTCCTTCCTCTTCCCATAGAATTGACATTCTCTCAATGGTCCAAGCAATGATGATAATAGGGAAAAAGGTAACGGTCATACCCGTATTAAATCCTAAATGGTAACCAATGATACTGAGCATTCCAATGATAAAAATAACGATAATAATAATGGCAGAAATTCGAGATACCATTAACAAGTTTAAGTGTGAGAGGTAACTGCGAAGCAGTAAGCCTATGATAACAATCGAGACAAAACTGATGAGACCGGGTAAAAATGAGGTTTGAATAAAGGCTAAAGCAATGAGTACTGGCATAAATGTTCCAGAAGTTTTCAGTCCCACAATGATTCGCATAAACACAACCACCAATGCCCCAGCAGGAAGCAGTAACATCATCTTAAACATGTTTTGCTCTTCTACGGGAAGATTATGCACACTAAAAAGTTCAAACAGTGAATTCTCTTGCGTTTCTTGAAGTTTTATTGCAGGAACCGTTCGTTTGAGCATAGAAAATTTAACACTGGATTCATTGCCTCCTATAACATCTAAAACGACATCACTGTTTTGACTCCAAAGAAGTACTGAAGAGATATCTTCAATATGACCACTTTTAGCACTGTAAAGTTGCCACCCTTTTTTTTCAGAGAAGACTTCTATAAAAGGTTTGAGCTTTTGGTTTCTTCTTGAATCTTCTAAAAATAATCCATATGAGAGTCGATTAGGTACATTAAGATAGGTTAAGAACTGTTGTAAAAGAGCAGTTTTTTTACTGCTGGATAACAGTAAGTTGATGTTTTGATTCTCTTGTTGATTAAGCAGTGATACAAGTTCATTGGTCAAACTGATTTCATCACTTGATTTTTGCGTCGCCTCTTCAATAATACTTTGTGCCGCAACAGCTTGTGAACCTTTCCATGGAATAAGAGGCTTGTTGACTGGTTCAATTACAGGTACCTCATAAAAGGAATCATAAGAAGTGGGTTTGAGTTGTACTCTATAATAGAGTGTTTGCATGCCATTAGCATTTCGTTTGGTCCACTGTGCTCGTTTATTGTTGTTGGGTGTAACATAGTTAAATCCGTATCCAGGTGAACTGCTTTGTTCTTTAATAAGTTCAAATCCTGGAGGATTTTTGGGCACATTAAAATTCACATTAACAGGTTCATTGGAAGCAACAAAATCTATACGTGCTTCAATAAACCAAACATCTTGAGTCTCTCCTTCTAAAAGAGGTGTTTGTGCAATGCTGTTACGTACCAACGTAAGAGCAATTCCCAATACAAACAGTAAAAGGATAAAGATATTAAAGATTTTTTGATTCATTATGGCTCTTTTTTATTAGAAGGTGTTAGGGTATTTTTTTTTGCAACATCTACTACTAACAAATCTTTAAGTGCATTACGACCAATAAGAACAGGATAGGACATATGACTTCGATCGGTTACAGTAAAAAGAGTGTTTTGTACAATTTTACCCATGGTCAATTCAAGTTCCACAACGGCTCTTTTTTGAGCCGTTTTAGTACTTGATTGTACCACTTTAATATATTTAATCAGTTTGGTTTCAACGTGGTATGTTTTATCCTCATAGACAATATCAAACTTTATCCAATCTTTTCCATTTCGTTCAAAAGGTTGAATATTGATTGCATGTATAGATGAGCTTGTTGCACCCGTATCAATTCGTGCGGGCAGATTTATTTTAGGTGGATTTAAATAGATAGTCTCAATTTGTCCAATGACCTGTTTTTTTGTGGGAAGTTGTTGTGAAAGCAGCTCTTTTTTTTGTTTGTTTTGTTGTAATTCATTTTTTGTTAGACTCAAATAATCAGAAATAAGTTTATTATTCTCTTTTTGTGCGGCCTCTAGTTGCGCTACTTTTGTTAATAACAGTTGTGTTTGCCTGCTTTGTTCATCAATTTTTTTTTCAAGAGCAGTATCAAAAATGCTGTGGCAACCTGTTAGAAAAATTAAAGCAAGTAATAGAATATATTTTAACATGGTGTTCCTGTATAAGCTTTCTAGAAAGGTAACAAAATTTCTCTTAGTAACCTCTTATAATATTTTATATATTTCTTAAAATTAGATTATTTATAAGCTAATTTTAAGAAATGGTGTGTCATACTTCAATTATAAAAATTAGGGATTGATTGATTCCGAGAAGATAAACTCTTAGAGTTTAAGCTTCATGCTTGGTCTTCCAAGAAGGTATCCGGTGAAAACTTTTACGTTTTCAATGTGTCATAATTAAAAGGATTTATTATGAGAATTAATACTAACGTTGCATCTTTAAATGCACAAGAATCAGCATCTCTTACTAATAACAGAATGCAAAGTTCTTTAG
The Candidatus Marinarcus aquaticus genome window above contains:
- a CDS encoding inactive transglutaminase family protein — protein: MNQKIFNIFILLLFVLGIALTLVRNSIAQTPLLEGETQDVWFIEARIDFVASNEPVNVNFNVPKNPPGFELIKEQSSSPGYGFNYVTPNNNKRAQWTKRNANGMQTLYYRVQLKPTSYDSFYEVPVIEPVNKPLIPWKGSQAVAAQSIIEEATQKSSDEISLTNELVSLLNQQENQNINLLLSSSKKTALLQQFLTYLNVPNRLSYGLFLEDSRRNQKLKPFIEVFSEKKGWQLYSAKSGHIEDISSVLLWSQNSDVVLDVIGGNESSVKFSMLKRTVPAIKLQETQENSLFELFSVHNLPVEEQNMFKMMLLLPAGALVVVFMRIIVGLKTSGTFMPVLIALAFIQTSFLPGLISFVSIVIIGLLLRSYLSHLNLLMVSRISAIIIIVIFIIGMLSIIGYHLGFNTGMTVTFFPIIIIAWTIERMSILWEEEGAVEVLIQGGGSLIVATLTYIVMQWSFLGHLTFNFPEINLSIIALILLLGRYSGYRLSELYRFRNMDFK
- a CDS encoding ATP-dependent zinc protease, giving the protein MLKYILLLALIFLTGCHSIFDTALEKKIDEQSRQTQLLLTKVAQLEAAQKENNKLISDYLSLTKNELQQNKQKKELLSQQLPTKKQVIGQIETIYLNPPKINLPARIDTGATSSSIHAINIQPFERNGKDWIKFDIVYEDKTYHVETKLIKYIKVVQSSTKTAQKRAVVELELTMGKIVQNTLFTVTDRSHMSYPVLIGRNALKDLLVVDVAKKNTLTPSNKKEP